GAACATGTTGTTCTGGAGCATTGCCGACTTCCAGGTTAAGCCCGCGGAAGCAGGCAAGGGAATGGAGCTGTGGGTTCTCTGGAAGAACAACAGTTTGTGTCAGCTGTACACCTTGCACTTCAACTTTGACACATTGGAGAGGGACTGGTATACAAATTGGGTCTCGACAGCGATGGAGTCACACAGACAGGAGGCACCACCGGCGTTGGTCTCCTCCGATATCGTTGATCCGACCGAGAAGTGGTTGAAGTACCTCTTTCAGCCCAATAGGTTTACTCCAGAGGTGCTCGAGACTGCTCTGGCCATCTATAACGAGGCTCTCAGACCGCTCGCATCAACGTCTAACAGCTTCAAGAAGAGCGCATCTCTCCCAGAGAGGCTCTGTACCACAATCGCAGGAACAGTGTGTCTCCGGAAATATGCAGATGACCACATGGACTTCACGAGATACCCCACAGATACAGACACCAAATGGCGGCAGTTCTGGCAGACCGCCGAAGACATTAACAGGCGGAGATTCGAGCCTGTCTCTATTGCCTATGACACCTATTCCGAAACCCCATGGCTGCTCCTTGCTGATAGTTGCGCTGTGATACGGGAGTGCAGTTCTACAGAGCTTCTCCTGCACAATGCTGGCGCTGAACTTCGCTCGGAAGGAGCCAAGATCGTGGACCGCTGGTCGCACAGGGACTTGGGATCGGAAGTGGGTGAGCTGTTCGAACAAGCGTCTCACTTGATGAAGGTTGCTTCCGGTTTCCGGAAGAGGTTTCCGGCTGAACTCGAAGCGGCTTGTTGGGGTGCTATTGAGGCGGAGATCTTCACTGAGCCGTCCTCGTCCATCCCAGACAGATTGGACGTCTTCCGGGAACGCTGCGACTTTGGGGAGCGGGTCTCCAATAAGATATTTGATGGCTTGTTCGCTGCTATGAACGAGCATCTCAGTATCGATAATTTGCCGAGTGAGGTCTTTTACGCGATTTTGGACACAATTCCGCTTGGACCTGGGAAGGACTCGGACCTTCTTGCCACACACTTCGGAGTCAGGGCTACGGTGAACGGTGTTCAGGAGATGATTTTGCAAACGCGTCAACTTCTCGTTGACCTACTTGTCCTTGTTGTTTTCTTAGACAGCGAGGTGGACCAGGAGGAGGGATCGACTTTTGATGCAGCTGATTTGTTCTCTAGCATCATTCCTCTGCTCAGAGAATATGAAATGATGCACTGGCTTAGTTCGAATGTCCGGAAGAGCACTGGCAAGCCGGCAAGCGATGCAACTGATGGCTCGGACTCGCCGTTCTCATTGAAGAAGGACACAGGCTTTAACAAGGGCGAGAGGGTGGCCACCATTCTTGAGGATTTGTTCGCTTCTGACATCAAGCCACGTCAAGCGATTGGGCGATCACAGAGTTATACCTTGACGCTTGGAATCCGAGATGTCCTCTCTTGGGTTACGCGTCAAGGAGATGTTGCTTACCCGAATGCGTTGGTCTATATCCAGTGCGACCTCATTGCGAAGAACAACATCGATCTCGCGTGGGATTTTCTACGTTTCCAAGCAACAACCTCTTGGGCGACCTACGTTAAAGGACGGTTGTACGTGGCCATGTCGGAATACGATACTGCGGCTTTGTATTTCCGGAAGGCTGCCTATCTTCTTTGTAAGTTGCCCTCGGTTGTTTTTGGATGAATTTTAGCTAACATTTTGAAGCTTGTGGAAAGCCTCTGGGCAACCTGCATGAGATGTCGTCGACGCTCCTCGACATTGTTTCCGTGGATTGCTTCCACAACGGTCTTCCCAAATACTTCCAGCATGTTCTCTCGATATTCGAGCAAGTGCGGTCATTCTCGCACGTTGCAGATTTTGCCAGTCTTGCATTGCAAACACTAGAGAGCGAGCTCAGCGAGCAAGATCCAGAGTATAACGTCCTACGAACCGATCTCTTGTCCCGCCTCTTCCACGCATCACTAAAAACCTGCCGCTTCGATGAAGCATACTCCGCACTCACCCGATACAAGGACGTCGCATTGCAACGATCTGCCCTCAATTCCCTCATCACAACCGTGCTCGCAGCATCGGGACCAGGAAGCACCGGTCTCAAGCAAATCCTCCACTTCCCCACCTCCCTCGTCCCCAACCTTGCATCCTACGTAGACGAGACACTCGTCTCGCTCGCCAAGAAACAATCCTCCTTCAACTCCTTCCTGGAAACCGAAAACAACAAGTGGACCGACTCCACGCCCGATTTTCAACGAATCCTCCAGGCCTACCGCATCGCACGAGCCGACTACCGCGGCGCAGCCGAGATCGCCTACCGTAACGTCCAACGTCTCCGACAAGCACGCGATAACCCCTCATCCCACCTCGCCCTcgccaaggccaaggaagcCGACGACCAGAAGTCCATGGTCGAGGAAGACGACCCAGAGAGCCAAGAAATCCGACACGAACTCCTCTCCCTaatcaacctcctcgcctGCGTCGACAAGAGCGAAGCATACATCCTCGTCGAGCGCGAAGACCTCTCTTCCACCCAGCCCACGGGCCCGGGCAACAGACCCCGCAGCAGACAAACGCAAGCAATCGATGACGACGGCAACGTCTCCATGGACGACATCGACCCGAACTCGCCTACTGTCCGCCGGCCAAGCTCTAACGCAAGCcgtccctcttcttcttccgttcAGGGTCACGGTTATGcacagaaccagaaccagaaccagacACCACAGAAACGGGTGATTGTTACGCTGGATCATTTACGGCGCGAGTATCAGGGTGAATTGGATCGGGTTAGTAGGATTGAACGAGGGGATTGGGAGTTTGGGGcgttggatgaggatgaggaagatgttGATGGGGATGAGACGATGGTTATTTCGTAGTTTGATTTTGAGTCGAGATTGCTGGCTTAGAATTTCCCCGGTTTATTAGTTCATTTTCGAGGATTTAAGGAGATTGAGTTCTTCTTTGAGTTGAGGGTAATTGCATGTATTGTATCTCGATGTTTTGGTTTGGAGCAGATGAGCAATCTACAGGGATCTCCTTCTACTAAATATTTTCCAGTCTATTAAAAGTAGAGTATTGAATCTCCAAACCAGTTTTTAGATACAACCATGCTAATGCAAACCCATCATAATATGTGCAGAGCCCTAACCACGCATATGCATATCAATGGTATCACAAACTAGACAATAACATTAACAGTTGACAGTCGGGGTATGTCGCAAACAGAAAGCATAACTTTTTAAACCCATAATATGCACCACGGAATCCCAAATAAAGTATTTTCATCAACCCAAGCAAAATCCTCATCTCAtaccaggagaaggaggaaggCTAATCATGCCCATAAACCGACGCGCGCGACCACTTCCCCCTCGCCCGAATCCTCTTTCCAAAGATATAGAACAAAAACGGAATCGGAATCAGCGCCACAGCAATAAACCCCAGCACCGAGCCAGCCCATCCAATACCCATGTTATGGAACATAATCTGCGCAAACAACGGAAATGAACCGGCGAACATACTCCGCACAAACGTATTCGCCGCGACTGCAGACGCGGCAAACTTCTGAAACGTATCGATGAGGTAGTTCAGCGCGGCCTGGAAGATAGTGAAGAACCCGAAGCCCATGAGCACGGTCCCGATGACGGGTGCGATCCAATGGATTGACGCCGAATTGCCCGTCCATGCCCAGATGAAGAGACCCGCGGCGAAAAAGACGGAGCCCAGCATCATGGGCGGCAGGCGGGCTTCGGGGACGGGGAAGttgttgtttgctttgaAGCGGGCGATGTAGAATTTCTGGTTTGTGAGGTTGATGGCTGCGCCGAAGAGGACGCCGACTAGGATGCCAAGGAAAGGTAGCGCGCCGACAACGGCGTTCCATCCGCGGACTTCTTGGAAGACAATTGGGAACGCCGCGAGGCAGAGGTACAGGATGCCGTAGACGAAGGAGGCGTAGAGGGCGACGAGGAAGCAGATGGGGGTGGCGAGGAGTTGGAAGGGGCGGATGAGGTATTTGTTGGCAAGTTCTTTGTAGGTGACGTCCCATTCCTCGTGGCGGGCGTGCAGGGCCCAGTTTCCCGTGCTGAAGCGCAGGCGGCGCGCTTTGTAGACGAGGAGGGCTGGGGAGTAGGATtcgtcgaggatgaggatgtccAGGGTGAGTGTGAGCATCATTAGGATGCCGGTTAAGTATTCGGTCCAGCGCCAGCCGAGGTAGCTTTGGACGACCGCGCCGCCGACGATTGGGCCAATTACAGGGCCTCCGACGACGGCCATGGCGTAGCCGACGATGGCGGCGCCACGTTGCTCGGCTGTCCAGATGTCGCCCAGGACGCCGCCGGTGTTGGTGACTGGTGCGGAACCGAAGAAGCCTGTGAAGAAGCGGGTGATCATGATCGTTTGAATGTCttttgctgttgctgtgcCGAACGAGAAGATCGCGGCGATAAAGTAGGGTATTAAGACTGCCGGTTTGCGGCCGTAGACTTCGGATAGCGGCGCCCATATAAGGGGGCCGATGCCTGAACACGAGTTAGCCAGTGCTTGAACAGGGTGGTTTATAGGTAGCTTACCGAAACCAAACAAGAGCAATGCGGTTCCTAGTAAACCGACTTCTGAGCCAACGCCGTATTGCGCATCAACCTGCGCAGTGCCGGTAGAGAAGCTAGCTAGTCAGTATCCCACGCCTAAAACTCTCGTCTTGAGGAACATACATCGAACTTGCCCAAGTTGCGCCTATTCAGTTGTCAGCTACGGTCAAGGAATCTTCAAAGCAAGATACTCACCCATAGTAGTCAACCCATACAACACCGTCGTAATCGCCTTCTTATGAAACGGCCAATTCAACGGCCGATACGGATCATCGGGTCCATCAAAATCAACAATTACATCAGTCGAGGTCTTCGTATGCGataatgggtgattgaacggCATCGTCTGGCCGGGATCTCGACTCCGAATCCTCGAAACTACCGATTGCGCGCGACTTTCGAACATGGATAAGCTAGACGCAGTGGTCTGCTTCTCCAAGTTCCCTCCATTTCCAGTGCTATCGCCGTTGGTTGCATGTTGTCTCTCATCGTCAATGGAGGAAATGTCCTCGTCGCTGGATGATCGAGAGGCACGATCGTGCTCTGTCATTGTCTGTAAATTTTCCGAAAGGAAATAGGCTGTCCGGATAACTTTCCGCGGTCAATTTAGATATATCTCATGAGATATCAAAAAGCATATCAAGAAAGATGCTAGCCGTGGTAACAGTATAGTCAAAAAAGTCGTGACCAAGACGTCACTGGAATTCGaccaggaaaaaaaaaagtaggGACCCGGTAGTAGTATATATTGCATCTCCGAACACAAGTGGAGCCGTCCGGCGTTCTCGAAAGCCGTGAATTTTTCAAAACGCCAGACAGACTATCACTGACTGATCGTTTCAAGCTCGCGCTTACTTTGGCGCATTGGATTCGTTCCCCAGTGGCAATGCCGTTTTACCCGGCTCCATAAAACCCCATCGGAGGTCCGAAACCGAGCCTTGAAGCGATGAATCGCTTGCCGGGCCATAGCCAGAGGTGGGTCATCGGGCCTATTCCGTAGGGAGTACTCCATAGGCCCTCTCCATAGGGGTACTTCAGACAGTCGTTAAGCCCGGCATTGACATTTCGTTGGACGCCCTACACCGATAGGAGTCTCTAAGCATCCATTCGACAGGTCAACAGCCAGATGACTCACGGCGCAATGCAGGAAGACAGGAATATCACATCTGGATTCTAGCAGACTATCATATCCTTCGCAGGCCTGTAACGGAACCCTCCGACAACGGATAGGACAAGCTTTTGCCGCGGGTCTTAGCCGAAACCCACCCGTGATTTGAGCGTGGAGCTGCTTTCTTTcgttgtttctttctttggcAGTCGGCGTTGACACTGCAAGTCCGAGACTCGGTGTAGTAAACCAGGTCCGAGCATGCTGGGATTTGTATACGGAGTTTGCATATCTCCGTGAGTATGCATGACGGTATATTCAATCTTGAACAGTCAATCATCTATCCAACCATTATCCAAAAGCAAAGTAATTCTACAAAATCCTCACTATACATAAATACCAAAACCAATATTCGTGTTTTTCATCCCAATACAACCAAAAGAAAATCATACAAGTACATCAAACATAAATCATGAAGACCCTGCAGTTGCAGCAGGATCATGCGTGCTCTCCCACTTCCGCACAGCTTCCATGGCAGCAGTAACCTTGAGTCCGATCCGAGCATCAAGTTCATAGCTCTCCCATCTTGCCGCTTTCTCCAGATACTCCTTGCACGCAAGGGCCTTTTGCCGCTCGATCTTCTCGTCCGTGGCTGAGGACTTGGTTTCTGTTTTCTCGGGGTCAGAGGTAGGATGCCCATGCTCAGCGATATACGTTGGCCGCTCCATCCATAGATTCGCGGCCATTTCAAAATGCGCCACGGGACAGATCCAGTCGTCTTTGAGATGCCCCTTGAACTGGTTCTTGTCGTGGTTGAGGATGTGCGTTTGCAGAAGGTCCCTGGCTTCATCGTGTTTCCGGAGTGAACGCAGAACCGCAGCGCGGAGGAGTTGCAGAATCGCTTTCTCCTCCAGACCCTCCCGTGCCCATGTCCTATTGGCGTCGCTTTCGGACCACGCCAGGTTGATCAAGGAAGCCTCGAGCTGCTCGCGAGTCATGCGGCTGTGTCCGTTCCAGAAGAAGATCATCTCTTCGACGGGGTCCACACCGACTGCCTCGACGAGCGGGACCTTCCATTCCTTGGCGCGGGCTTCCCATTTGGCGACTTTGCGGCTCACAAACACGTCAAACGGCAACTGGCGTGCCATGAAGCGCTTCTTGCCGGCCAACGGGGGTGCTGCGCGGAAGTATTCCGTGGCTTTCTCGGCGTGCTTGGCTGCTTCGGTGGGATCTTTTTGGAGGGTTTGGCGGTAAAGGGTGAGATGCGATGATCCGACGATGTAGTAATACAAACTTCGAGACCAGGAGTTGAGATCGAAGCACTGCAAAGTCAGCAAGATGTATATTCAGGGGCGTTCAGGACACTTACCTCGAGAAAAGACTGCGCACAGAGCTCGTATTTATGAAGATACATCGCATTCAGACTCCGCTCGAAAACTCGCAGGGCCTCCACCTGCTTCAGGGGACTCTTGTTCTCCCCACACAAAAGCTCTAGTGCCTTTTCAAGGTTCTTGTTAGCACCCTCCATGCGGGATTCTTCAAGAAGCCAAAGCTGGCTGTTCGGGAACCGTTTCCGCATGTCTGCAAGCAAACCCTCGAGTCGTTCTTGCGGGTACCCCTCGACGTCGCCGTCTTCTCCAGGTATGGCGTCTGGCATGATATCGCAGTAACGAACGAACCCGTTGTAGTATCCCAGCACTGCGAAGGCCGCAATGGCACCGATCAAGTTGTGGAACTTGCTCGCCTGCCATAGCATCCGCAATCCTCGTTGCTTATCCCCGTAGAACCCGATGATGCTGAGCAATTTGCTGAATGCCGGCGGCACCATCGAGATCAACAGCAGAAGAATACCGAAACAGAAATTGGCCCCAGAGTGTATGAAGACGTCGATCTGGTTCTTGAAAAGATCGGAATCGGGATCGATGTTGAGCATGTTCGTCGATGCACCTACAGATGCTGCCGAGGCAGCAGCCGAATCGTGGGAAACATCGAGATCGTCCAGTTTGCGTGATAGCGCATCATCCGATGAATGTGACAAAGTGGGATCTGTGTGCGCTTTCCCTATTCCACGGGCTCTGTTCAATGACTCGCTCGACCTGGTTGATGCTGAAGCCTGCCCAGATTGTCTTTCCTGCATAAACTTCTCTTCCATCTTCAGGATCGCATCGAGGGTCAGATACGCCTTTCTCAGCTTGTAGAAACCCTTGACACTCTCCGTGAGACTCTCATTCAAgacaccaacaacagcacTCATGAGCTGTGCCATTGCCTGACAAAGCGCAAACTCGGTTCCGGGAGCATAGATCTGCGAGTGGTAGCTATTCGGGGCGTGCGCATTGTGCTGAGCTCGATGTTGGTCGTTGGATGCGCTGGTTTCGGCTTCGACGAGTCGTTCGGATGCTGTAAGACATTGTCGTTTAGAGACAGCTTCGATAAGAATGGCAGTCGATATGAACGAACCTTGCCGCATAATCTCCTGCTCAAAACCTAACGTTGCCCGGATAAATGCGACTACACCTTTTCCGAGCTATCCGCGAACAGTGTAAGCGCATCGACCAAATCGTCTTGATTCCCAAGCAACAACCCACATTATGAAAAGACGAAGTCCCCTCGGAAAGACCATCTTCGGCACCATCGACATCATCGTTCATGATCAAGGTCGCAGCTGTTGGGGGCACCATTAGTATGTAACACGACCAGGGTTATGGTTCTAGAACAAGTCATACCTTGCAGCGCATCCTCGACTATTCACATTCAATTATAGTCAGCTGGCAGTTCTTCCCTCACGCAAATCCATTATCATCCCCGGAAAATACTCACGGTCCCTCAATTCAACCAACGAGTCCAGCGACTGCACCTGAGCCGCGGGCTTTTTGCCATAAAACCACGATCCAACCTTGAACATCTTGATCGCGATGATATATAAAGAATGATAGTAAAGAATGCGAGAAGTATAGATAAAAAACGAATATGTTCGGGATGCGAAATGACAATGTTCGAAATTGAAGATCAACTATGGCTCTCGCATGTCAGAACCGCGAGCCGGACACTTCCGGACCCCGATGAAAGAAAACGGACGACGGATTGGGAAGAATGCAGACACTTCCATTAGACACGGCGCAAGGGAAGGAGAGAGGGGCGATGGCAACATAACACTGCTGACGAGAACGACGAGAGCTGAGCAATGCAGAGGTGAGGCGAGGCGAGAAACGAGGCGTGGGAGAGAGATTGAGGCGATGTCGACAGAATGCAGTAATCGATGCGAGCAGAGGTTCTCGCCGGTCGGAGAGCAAAAGAGAGTACGATGAAGTCAGGTTGGCTGTTGAGTCTCAGCGTAGATTGGCATTTTCTTATATGATTATCATTGTATGCATGGTATTCTTGGagctgtacggagtagtcgTGCCTGGAGTCTTTCTAGTTGGAGATTAGCGACAGTGGCGCCAAGTCCATCCTGTCATCATCGCCAATCAATCCTCCTTCGACCATCTCAGATTCCTCATACAACAACACCTGCTCTTAATTCCACCTTTTACCTTGAGCTTTAATTAACCAGCTTTCTATCACTCCGCTCTCGACCTCTTCTCTGCCTTAATTCTTTTTACCCTCACCGACCCCACCATGTCGAACACAACACAGGACAAGCCCGAGCTCTCGCAGCAACCGCAGCAACAGAACCCTCCCGTTCTGGAGGAAGACGACGAGTTTGAGGATTTCCCTGTTGAAGGTAGACAATACTTGCCCTTTTATCGCGAAGGAAGCCGCCCTCCAGCTGTCCACCGGCGCCAGCCGCCAACTCAGCTACCTAGCTACTCAAAGACGCAAACGCTAACACAACACCATCCACAGACTGGGACCAAGAAGAAGCCGAAAAAGCCTCCGTAGCAGCAAATGACAACGCACACTTGTGGGAGGAGAGCtgggatgacgatgatgccgCCGAGGATTTCTCGAAACAACTACAGTGCGTTCCCCGCCTGTCTGCTATCTACCCACCTACCTACCCACAAGGAATACATAGCATATGCGGATTGAAGCATAAGGCTGATGGATTATTATTTACAGAGAAGAGCTGAAGAAGGTCGAGGCGTCGAGTTAATTGATCGAGAGATGGGATAAGAAACGAATGACAGTCGATATGGGTGCCGCCGGGTCGCAGCGATGCTAGACGTGCCGTGCTGGGATATTGAGTGAGGAGATCGGTCTAAATACGGATAAAAAGGGCTGCATTGGGTGTGCTGTGTGCCCTGCAGAGACTTTTTGTCTGCTGCGATACGGCTACTGTCGCGGCTGTGGCTGGTACGGTACTTTACTATATGCTACGAATCACTATTGATTGTTAATGAATGAACCGTCATCAAGTACATGTATGTGCTGTTGCTCGTCAAATACTCAGGTCTATAATAAGGTGGATATCGTATCAAGCTCAAAGCTTGGGACCCGCTTCTAATGTCACCTTGTATTAGAATCCCATTTCAAATGTCTTAATAGTTTCGTTTAATTAATCTGAATTTTCTTGTACATTACATTCATGAACCATCGTGTCTCCCAAGCTAGAGAGTATATAAGGAAAACTGGTTAAATAGCCAGGTATAGatttccaaaaaaaaaaaaaaaagtcccTTCTTACAGGGTACTCATTTACTTACTCGACAGGGCAGCAACACCAGGCAGGTCCTTGCCTTCCAGGAGCTCCAACGAAGCACCGCCACCAGTCGAGACGTGGCTCAGCTTCTCCTCAGCACCGTACTTGGCAGCGACGGTGGCAGTGTCACCACcaccgatgatgacgatggtgCCGGCCTGAGCAGCAGCGACAGCAGCGTCGAGAGTCTTCTTGGTAGCGTTGGCGAAAGGCTCCATCTCGAAGACGCCGGGGGGACCATTCCACAGGATGGTCTTAGCAGAAGCAATGGTCTTCTTGTACAGCTCGACACTCTTCTCGCCAACGTCAAGACCCATGTAGCCGTCGGGGATACCGTCGGCGTCGGTGGCATAGCCGGTCTTAGCGTCGGCGGCGAACTTGTCGGCCGTGACATAGTCGACGGGGAGGACGATCTCGACGTTGTgcttcttggccttctcGGTGATCTCGCCGACGATCTTGCTGCCGGCCTCGTCGAAGAGGGAGTTTCCGATCTTGACGCCTTCAAGGGTCTTCTTGAAGGTGAAGGCCATGGCACCGGTGATGATGAGGCTGTTAACCTTGGGGAGTAGGTTGTCGATCAGCTGGATCTTGTCGGAAACCTTGGCACCACCGAGGATGGCAAGGAAGGGGCGCTGAGGGTTCTCCAAAGCGGTAGCGAAGTAGTCAAGCTCCTTCTTGACCAGGAAACCAGAGGCCTTCTGGGGAAGGTCGACTCCAACCATAGAGCTGTGGGCACGGTGAGCGGTACCGAAAGCGTCGTCTGCAACCATTAGCAATCCCCTAGGCCAAACCAGTCGTAAATGGAAACTTACTGATGTAGACATCACCGAGAGCAGTCAATCCCTTGCGGAACTCAGCGACCTTCTCCTTGTCGGCCTTGACCTTGTTGCCCTGCTCATCCTTCGAGCTaccctcctcctcagcgTGGAAACGGAGGTTCTCAAGCAGAACGATCTGACCACCGGAGGCCTTGTTGACGGTCTCCTCGGTCTCCTTGCCAACGGAGTCCTCAGCGAAGACAACGCTGCGACCCAGAAGCTTCTCGAGCTCGGGGACAACGGGCTTCAGACTGTACTTGGGGTTGACCTTGCCGTCAGGACGGCCGAGATGGGACATGAGGATGACAGCCTTGGCGCCATTCTCGACGGCATACTTGATGGTGGGGAGGGCACCGACGATACGCTGGTTGTTGGTGATCTTTTTGTCGGCGTCGAGGGGGACATTGAAGTCGACCTAGCATCCATTGTTAGCATTGATCCGTCCTTGGGGATTCTTTCCAGTGGAAAACGTACCCGGATGAGGACGCGCTTGTCCTTGAGGTCAACGTCTGTGATGGCGACCTTGTTGCTGAGAGACATGATGACTATAGCTCGGTTATTAGTACGTACAAGGGAGAATAGAAAGTAACGTGCGATATACCTTTTAGAGAAGTAAATGTGGgagaaaggagaagagaggaatCAGACAGGAATTAATACCCAGGAGTGCTCACGGTGAACCTGATAGAAACAACGTCGGTTCAGCGGCGGGGTCCTCTGTAGCATCGGTGGGGCGTCCGGTGAGAGAGTCGAATGCGGACAATAATAATAGGCATTGCTCTATTGCGTGGGAGGCCTATCGGGCTTATGCGGGACTGACATCAGAGTCCCCTGCCATCCATGACGGAACAGTCCGGGGCTGTTCTCGAGCCTCGGGAGAATAGAATTAACACAGGGTGAAAGGGAATTATCAACAGCCGTGGGATTTTCGTATGCTTCTTCTGTTATATTATGGAAGGTTCCGAAACGCGggagggcaaaaaaaaaaaaaaaaagagtaaagacaaaaaagaagGGCCGGGCGAGGATCGAACTCGCGACCACCAGATAACTGGCTACTTGTTGGCACATTGCAATCTGATGCTCTACCACTGAGCTACCGACCCAACTTGTTATTATTTCCTTGCATTATAGTTTCTTTTCATGATGTTTGTTTATAGAAAGTAGTATGTTCCCAGCTCCAAATCAAATTTATTATGAATTGTATCTATAAATAATTTTATACCTTCGATATCTCCTATAAAAAAGGTCTACTTATAAGTTTGACTCTAAATATAACTGActaaaataataataaaaaagaagaagcttTTTGATACACTATAGCAAACAAAACGCACCAGAAACATATATAACGCCTGAGCGCCGATAACAATGGAAGACCtgtagaaaaaaaaaaaacgaaaagATATAAAAGTAGGAATAAATGCAACCGTTAATTGATAAGTTTGCTTCGAACGTCGTTGAC
This Aspergillus chevalieri M1 DNA, chromosome 3, nearly complete sequence DNA region includes the following protein-coding sequences:
- a CDS encoding proteasome regulatory particle lid subunit SEM1 (COG:O;~EggNog:ENOG410PS8W;~InterPro:IPR007834;~PFAM:PF05160;~go_component: GO:0008541 - proteasome regulatory particle, lid subcomplex [Evidence IEA];~go_process: GO:0006406 - mRNA export from nucleus [Evidence IEA];~go_process: GO:0043248 - proteasome assembly [Evidence IEA]) produces the protein MSNTTQDKPELSQQPQQQNPPVLEEDDEFEDFPVEDWDQEEAEKASVAANDNAHLWEESWDDDDAAEDFSKQLQEELKKVEASS
- the pgkA gene encoding phosphoglycerate kinase pgkA (BUSCO:EOG09262F22;~COG:G;~EggNog:ENOG410PGBU;~InterPro:IPR001576,IPR036043,IPR015824,IPR015911;~PFAM:PF00162;~go_function: GO:0004618 - phosphoglycerate kinase activity [Evidence IEA];~go_process: GO:0006096 - glycolytic process [Evidence IEA]) — protein: MSLSNKVAITDVDLKDKRVLIRVDFNVPLDADKKITNNQRIVGALPTIKYAVENGAKAVILMSHLGRPDGKVNPKYSLKPVVPELEKLLGRSVVFAEDSVGKETEETVNKASGGQIVLLENLRFHAEEEGSSKDEQGNKVKADKEKVAEFRKGLTALGDVYINDAFGTAHRAHSSMVGVDLPQKASGFLVKKELDYFATALENPQRPFLAILGGAKVSDKIQLIDNLLPKVNSLIITGAMAFTFKKTLEGVKIGNSLFDEAGSKIVGEITEKAKKHNVEIVLPVDYVTADKFAADAKTGYATDADGIPDGYMGLDVGEKSVELYKKTIASAKTILWNGPPGVFEMEPFANATKKTLDAAVAAAQAGTIVIIGGGDTATVAAKYGAEEKLSHVSTGGGASLELLEGKDLPGVAALSSK